The genomic window TACTGGATCCAACAAATTAAAGCCAGATATTTGGAGTCTGGTTTGCAGGCACAATggctgaaacaaaaaaatctatttagaGGACTACAGAGCTTTTCAGAGTAGTCCCCACATTAAACATGGCTCTGGGAAGCCTGTCACTTTGCTAGCCTGGCTGTATCCCACTGACTGCTCACTGTGGTCTACAATGACATTTCAGTTCTAGAGCACTTCTGAAACACATCTCCCATCTGTCCCCACTTACGGCATGTGGCCCTGTGACATGAACCAGTTTTGGAGGGCACTGAGTGGATTCCTTTCAGCTTAACAGGAAAACTAACTGTAGGAATAGCCATAATGCACTCCACTGGCAATCAGGCCTTTAGTCCATATGCCTGGGCTGGAACCCAGTGGATGTGAAACCCCTGGTGGGCCAGACCCCCAGCATCACCCACTTCATGCTACAGCCTCGCTGCGCTACAGCCGCACTGCGGACTGGCACAGCTCTCACCGCAGTGATCTcgctctgctctgtggtgactgGGAACTGGGGCACCTGGATATGCCCGTAGAGGAACTCCAGGGCAGCAAGGCAGGAAGCTAGCAGGGGCCAATTTTACTGGTGGATGGTCAAAGCTTTGTCCACTTTGATCCTCTTCCACCAAAGAACAGGCTGTGGAGGTGGCAGCTTGCAGTGCTCCCTGATGCAGTTCCCACTCTCCTGAGGAAGAGGAAATCAATCCTCACAGGCTGAGGAAGGGgatcccagccctttcccagggCTTACAGGAGGCACAGTCTCACGTTGAGACAAattcttcaggcagagcagagggaggcgCTGCAGCTCAGCAAACAGTACCGGGCCTGTAAGGAGCGTGAGCATTCCAAAACACTCTGTAATGTTCCTAATAAcccaaagcacttaaaaatacaCTTCAGTACTTACTGTCATATTAATTTATTAGCAGGAAGCATGTTTTGCTGTAAGGCAGACAATTAACAGAGAATTTCTGTAATTCTCTGTCAGGAGGCCAAATATTACTGATAGTTAATACCTGCAATTAAAATGATTGTTCTGAAATGAACAAAAGAATCTCAAAATGCATATGGAAATTTCATACAATCTATAAAATATGTAACTTTTACATTTCTTGAGTAAATAATTTGCAGTTTTTATGGAAGAAACAAATATCCTACAGTTGATTTGCAAAATAAGCACTGCAGGAGATGTCCAGTATTCTGTGGCTCTCCCTGGTAAGCAGACAAGCAGAACAGCACCTACAGAGTCCAGGCTGAGAGAGGAACCCCACTTGCATTGCTCCTGTTGGCCAAGATAAAGTCCCTACTTTGTAATTCcagtaaaaattaaagaagTAGGGTTATACTGAGAATCAGAGCCTACAGAAATTTCTGAGCCTCTGGAAGAATCTGCAGAATATAGTAAGACAGAAATAAAGCCAGGTTTTCAAGCCTTCAGCCTTACAAGCAATTCCAAGTTTCACAGAAAGTTTTGTAAAAAactcctctttttaaaaaaagtaattaaaagtaAAGGTAGAATCTTAACTCCTCCTGAAGGAGAGATTACCAGCAGCATTCACTGCAGTGTAGTTATTTCATGTGTGTGATATTTGACTTAATTTACTTCTCTGCGTACCCAGGCCACCTATGATGTTTCAGGGACTTTTCAATTTCAGCTGTTCCTATGAAGATACAGATTTTACTGATTTGATACCAGCAAACTGATCACTATAAAACTTGAAGGGGCCTTAAACCTCACCCTGTTTTTCCTTGCTTCTACTTCAAGTAGAAGAGCATTGCCAATGGATTATGGAAACAAGGTTTCAGTGGGTGGAGTAGGGCAGACTTTTTATTCTCATTTGGACAGTGTACACTATCCAGTCACAGCCCTGCTATCCAGTTCCAAGCTTTCCCAAAacctaaaagaaacaaaaagaaccTACAGGTGCATCTTAAGACATGATTTCCCTTCCAGGATTTTAAGAAGGGCAGCAAAGACAAGATGCATGAAAGAACTGGGAAAGAGCTGTTTACATATCCTACCAGCAAGTGCAGAAAAAGATTTATGGTATTTGCACTTGAGAGCTCAGCAAAGGAGTGAACAGAAAGTCTTGGAACATCTGCTAAAACAAACAGTTAGAGGTCAGATTCAAAGCAGGAAACAGATGGGAATTAGGAGAGAGAACTCTCAAAAGATTCTGGGTGCAACTCCTTGTTCTGGTTACACATTACTTACCCCCTCTAAACTAGCAACAACACTAGGCTGCAgtttcagcagctgtttcaaTGTCACCCTTGTAGTGTAGTCATCCAAGAGACTGGCACCTGAAAAGATCTGGGCTATTCCACTGGAACAGATCATCCTATCTAAGAAACAACAGGACACTGGTGATTTACTAGCTTCTGTAGTCTAGGAGCCTGTTAGTGAAGGTTAACAAAACCTCAACGCTAGCAATCTTCACATGTATGTAGGTGCCAGTGAGATGCATATAGCCAAATGCTTTTATGCCTGCCTCCAGAAattgagaaaaagcaaagctaaTCTTTGTGTTCATTAACTCAGATGGACTACACTTGAGgaagcacacagagcagcaaggCAAGTACCACAAAActgaacagctctgctgctatGGTAGGAAGTGTATATGAGAGACAAGACTGGTCTCCAAGTCATTTACCTAGCAATGATTGCTATCCCAAtggttttgtgttcttcatACTGAGAAGCAGACTGAGAGGCAAAAGCCACTTCCAAGAACAGAGATAGCTGCTGGTGATTATTTATCTACCATTTCCTAGAAGATTCCCTTGATGATTGTATTTGAAGAACTACAGCTTATTTCTGCCATTTGCTAGCCCAGAACTTATAAATCCATTCCCTCAATCCATATACCAAGCAAATAAGACACCATTTTATTATTACTCTGATCTACCACCAATAAActttcagtatatttttttaatgtgttaaaaATGATCAGCCACCCAGTTActttcacagaaaatacaaGCAGCATTTTTTCGCCAGGAGCTTCTAAATTAAAAAGACCTTCAGGTAATGCTGTAAAACATTAAAGACATCATAAATAAACTTATTCTAAAATTCACTTTccaaacaataaataaaactcTTCCTTATTTGAAAGTGCAAACAGGCTGTATTATAAAAAGTACGAAGCAAGACTGCAGGAAGTGCTTAATTATTCAGTAATGACCAAGACACAGTTTCTTGCTTTGGTGCTGCTGGTCATCCAGCGATTTTGTTTTCTGGACCCcatctaaagaaaaaaacatgcatGGAACATTAATACAACAGCAAGTATAGCCTAATACTCAACATGGACAGGCACAGTGGAATACTGGGAgtggggaatgggatggagatTGTCTTCTTCCCCTTACAGAAGAACATACAATAGTCATAGCAAAGAGGAGTACACTAAGGAACGAGAGGAACTTAAACCAGTTCAATATTGAAAATGGAGGCACATCACATTAAAGAAAATAGTTAGAGAAATGAGCCCTGTTAAAAGTTGTCAAACAAAGTATGCCAGGATGAATCTGTCTCCAGCTGGGTCTAAAAACCATGAAGAGAGAGAGGGACAAACAAGCCCTAACATTTTGCAGTGATCACTAGTGCCATAAACACTACTCTAAGCCCTTCCATGccccccttcccccagcccatAAGGAAGTAGCTAACAAAGAGACTTCTCCACTAATCTATCTCAGTACATGTTAGGAATTTGCTTGGAGTACGTGGCTATTTGTGGGCCACAAACACAACCTTCAGTCTTTTTTATGCTCCTGGCATGGTACTCAATGCATCTTTACACTGCATCTTCATGCTTGaggcacaaaaattatttaGTTGCCATTTTCCATGTTGTTTTCCCCTCTGGATAAGTAACATTTTAAGGATTGGTAGCTGACAGTAGACGCCTATGGTGAGTCCCTTTTTGTAGCACAAAAAGGCTTTGAAGTAAGACTTATCTAAACTGTTTTGAGAAGATAACAGCTCCCTTGCTACAGAGGTGCATGTCAACAACGATTTTGTGACCTTTATATTAtacatgtgcatatatatacacaaatgTAAAAGCACTGAAATGTTCTGCAGAACATACTTAAATGACTTGAAGGAGTCCAGTCCAATTTCTCTTGAAAAATAATGGTACTCTTGATAGAACACAATATAAAAAGTCTTCAtagaacaaaatttaaaacatggTCAAGTAGTCTGAAATGATCTACATGCCAAACAGCATGTTGCTGACCTCCATAATAGCATTGCTAGATTTTGTAATGTGTGTCAATGCCAAGCATTTTGTTACAAGTTAGTTCACCTACAACAGTTAGTTATTACCTGTTACAGTTAGCTCATCTATTCAAAAAACTCAGAAAAGTTTTCATAGCAAAATTTAACTCACTGAAATCAAGACTAATTAAGACTAAACAATCCCAGAGGGAATCAGGTTTGTTTAAAATGTGATCTCACTTACAGAGTTCAGTCATAaaatgaattaatgaaaaaatacttaCTTTCCCTGGCTGTAGGGTCACGGAATTCAAGGGCATTAGTGTGCAATGGACTTAGTTGCCActggtaaaagaagaaaatggttaCTTATTTCAGAAGACAGAATAAGGAgcaaagggagaaaggaaaagtacCCTACAGGCCTTCACTGAAAGGCATGACTAGGGGTGAGGTGGGAAATGAAGGACTCCCTCTTGAACACACACTTGCTTTGAGGACAAATAACTATTAAGGCATGCAGACATGAGCTCCCTTGAGAAGGGGGAATGAGGCTGCTCACACCGACAGTGCTGCAGTTTGTCATGGTGAGTGCCCTGACTGCAGGCGAACTTGGCCACATTCGAAACCAACAAAATCACACAGTGACCTCCCGCATCAGCTGCCATGCTATGACAGGGAAGGCTTGGAGAGAACTTCACCATGTGAAGAGACCACCTCCAACAACAGCAAGTTAGAGGGAAATCCTCCATGTAGATACAGGAAACAGAGGGGCTTGGCCCCATCATCTGGCACACGGCACAGCACTACTCCCCAGAATTGTGACGGAGCAACCTCTCAATTCCACTCACCTGAATAAACAGCACAGCGCTCCTCTATGCTGGCTGTAGATGACTGCTCACTCCACTCTCCCATCAATGCTGCCCCCAGATTTTAGAGTACAGTACATATAGACACTTACTGTGAATTTGCTTACACCCTCAAGTTCACCAAACTTCATATAGGATatgtctgctttcttttttccagcatCAACATCTCCTGCATAGATCTGCTTGATACCAGCTCCTTTAATTAAAGGAACACATTCATCACATGGACATTTTGTGACAAATATCATGCTTCTCTCATCTGGCTTTATTTCTCGACACCTACAAGCagtcagaaaacagaatttcagaGTTTGTATCTTGATAGTTTTGAATTGTGACAAATTTGATACCTcaaaaagcaagcaaagaagTGGTATTTACTCTCAGAATCAATTTATTCCTAATCAAGTGCACAAGTACACAATGGAATCTGGTTTGGTTTCACTACCTGGGAGCAACACCCATCCCATGTCTCCACACCTATTATTGTTAGAAGCTTCATCAACTGCCACCCTTCCGCATTACAGGTTATAGCATGGTCTAGCAAGAAGCAGAGCCAGTGGCTTGTATCTGAAGGATAACTGAAGGAGCCAATATCCTTTAAAACCCAGGTTCTTACAAGAAATCTGAGGAAACCCCAGGAGCTGACTGTGTCCATACACATCCAACTTCTACATCACAGGCATAAAAAATACTGCGATTGCAATCCACAGTTCATCACAGAGACATCACACATTGTCCAAGTGTTGACTGGGATacaattaatttcttctcagcagctggtgcagtgctgtcttttggatttagtatgagaataatgttgaaaacacactgatgttttagttattgctACGTAGTGCTTACTCTGAATCAAGTGCTTTGATTCATAGTCTGGCATATTCtggcagtgaggagctgcacaagACGTGGGAAGagtgacccaaactggccaaaaagATACTCCTCCATGCTAAAGAGTGTCACAGCCAGTATATTAACTGAGGGAGTTACCTGGAAGAGACATTGATCAGAGTTCAGGGATGGGGTCTGGCATTGATCAGTGGGTGGTGTGCAATTGTATTGTGAATTACTTGTTTTTACCTTGGGTTTcctatttattattatttactattattaataaattttaatttgtttccaTTACTAAACGGTCCTTGTCTCAACCTGCAAGTTTTACTTTTGATTCTTCTCCCCattccagcagggcaggggggtgaGCGAGAGGCTGCCTGGTGTGTACTTCccagctgggcttaaaccacAACATTCATTGTCATGGAGTTGTTTCCAAACCATCTCATTCTTCTCAGTggtaaaaataaatccattacCTGAATGTCAGGGCGTTCTGCTCCGCATGGATAATGTATCTGAACTTTCTGATTTCCCGATCTTTTTGCTTATCATCCATGTGTGGAAAATCAGCATATTCAGATCCAACAGGAAAGGCATTGTAACCACAGCCTACAAAATACATGGCTCCTGTTCCATCACAGCCTCTCTGCAACAGTAAACAAAGCATCACATTTGGAGGTATTTAAACTGAGTTCTTAGTCAAAGTGCTGTGCAATGTATACTTTTGTATGATCAGACAGTTCAGCTCTTGCCAACTGCTCAATGACTGTATGGAGCTTTTCCACTGAGCCCTGTAGGAGCCACACAAGCAAAGTGTAACGCTTCAGTTACCTGCACCAGGCTTTCGAGGCTTTCCTTTTGGCAAGTAATACTGACAAGTAATAGGGACAAGAAGTCTGAAGGATTTATTCCTTAACAATGTACACAATTAAAGACAGCTGGAGTTCATCCCTGATGTGCCAGATCATGTTTTGCCATCTCTCAATAGACCCAGTGACCAGTGGGCTGATAAGAGGCAATCGGGGAttgaaatcagaaaaagaaacaaaaccgcAATCAGCAGCTGATGACTGAagtgttaaaaacaaatgaagagTATATTGCAGCTGCATGAAGAATGAGGCTTCCTGGGATTGGTAACATGCATAAGCAGAGATATGAACAAAAACTTTCTGTTTGGATGGGAAAAAGCACTGTAACAATATTAGTAGAAAAATACCACTTTGATCCAAAAAGGAATGTGCTAAAGCCCGTACAGCGTTTCAACTGCAACAAGAAGCTGCAGGAGATTGTCAGGCTATAATTGCACTGAGACCTCTCCTAAAAAGAGCTGCAAAGAGGGACCATGCAGGACACATGCTGCCTGATCAGCAGCTGTGGCAAAACCTTGTAGCCAGGATATCTGGAATAACTGACAATGACTAGGGAAGCAGGCGTACTGAAAATCCAGACGGAAAGACTGTCATAGTTACTAAAATCATTTATACTTCCCCTTCATCTTAAAGCATAACAATGAACCAGTCACTAACGTAGTTACTAAACCTGTGTGTGTATGAAAAACAGGACTGTATAGACTTCAAGGAAAATAACAAGCTCAAAGCCAGTGTATGAATTGTGAGTGCAAGAAAAAGTAACTCTTTTCAATACttactgatttttcttctgcccAAATAATAGCTCCAACTCCCGTTTTATGATCCTCTAAAATACATAACATTTTAGGAGTAAATAACAAATAAAGCACTTCTGAGTTACCTATACATTAACATATGACTTCCTAGAGTAAGGAATAACAGTTATTGCTGCTTTGTGGACAGGagggaagaaatgcagaaagattAAAAGCTTTGAAATCACGTGAGTCTACTGTAAAAGCTGGTTGTGCTCTAACTGCAAGGCAGTCATTCTAAGGCTTTACTGTGTACATTTGTTCACGAATGCAACAAAGCAACCAACACATAGCTAAGAAAATGTGTGCAAAGAATATGTGTGGATAGGTTCATACTACTTAATGACTTAATTTCTGCCATTCTTTAAGTTTATGGTTCTGTGGTCTGAAGTCCTATCAAAATGAGTTCTGTTTTACACCCAATTCAGAGACAAAATATTAACAATTAGATTTTGGgggtgtattctattaccaccATAGAAAAACTGGTACAGAGCTTTCATTATGTGACTTTGATGGTTTTTATGGAACTTGAAAATCTTCCCCAGTAGCTATTGATGAGAATCTTGACCAGTTAAAACAGCGCAtatcaaggagaaaaaaatgtttcaggcTTCCATTGATTAATATTGCAGAACACACTGCTTCCATTACTTGTTTCCATCATCCTTAATATCACTACAATATGCAACCACTCAAAGAAGGTCTTTGGGGTCATCCTGGCAAAGATGTATTTTATCAAAGCTGACTACATTTATATTCTGCATATTTATTAGTCACTGATGAAGTGAGCAAGATGATAATGACTGATTAAGCCAGCATAGAAAACATCCTATATTCTTGCTCCCCTTATATCCACCTATATAATAGTGTAAAGCATCTAAATACATGTGTGTGAGctgctatttattttaatttcattacagTGTAATAAGAGTTGGCTCAAAAACCAGACCTGAGTCCAGGCTGAATATTACATTATTTATCTGAATACTACAGATAAACCTGAACTTTGCTGCCCCAAGAATGAGTACTCAAGCTTGGTCATTCCATCTTGTTCTGTATAACAGCAGCTGTACAAAGAACTCATAACTGGTTCCATGAAACTCCTGAATtacatctaaaaaatgtgatcTCCTCTGCAATTTTTGGAGACAAAATTTGCTGAGGGTACCTGACTTAATAGGTTGGGTCTAGATGTGCGTGTTGGGGGATGAGTTTTGGTTTAAGCTTTATATATGTactatttatttgtttcaatggtttaaaaaaagcaaCTATCACATCTAGAGTACAAAAACATCACTGAGGATTACCATCAAGTTTGAAGTCTTCATATTCTGTTCTCTGGAAAAACTTAGCAGTCTCCTGCATTGGTACCCAGAGAGAATAAAGTAGGTAACAGAATTCATCTCTGTCAAGAGAAAGTCAATAACTATCCTTCCACCTCAGGAGCCTGGACATAAAACTCCAGCATCTTCGCAAAGAAAACCCCCATCAGATATATAAGCACTTCCACTAATAAGATTAGAGCTAGGAGACATAATATAACTGTACTTAATGTCCTACTGAAGGATattatttcactgcttttttctGAAGTGTACATAATCTGCTTGAAATATTGACATTTATTGGATAACAGAAGCATCTTGTGAGACCTTAGTAAAAAGAGCCTCAGAGCAGCTTGAAGAATTTAAATGTCGTTCTGTTCTATTTTCACTAGGGTGTTGGACACGTTGACAGGGCAGGGTTTGCCAGCACTGTATGTGAAATACCTGCAccaatttcctcatggaaagctTTCACACACAATACTGTGTGCCCCTGGGGAGTGTTTACTATTACTGCTGCACTTGTTTCACACATGTAGGAATGGAATCAAGCAGCTTGCTCAAGCAAGTGTGTGGAAGAATAAGACAGAAATCAGGAAATCGCTCTACTGGTGAGACCCCACTCCTCCTGCGCTCTGGTAACAACTCACCTGTCCGATACGCAAGCAGCCTGGCCTGTATCATACAGTGCCTTGCCACGTCCTGGGGCAAACACTGATCGTCTGCTTCATTTGTTTGTTGTGATCCACTCTTGTAAAATCCAAAGTATCCATAGACAGGGACACTGGCAGCCACTGATGCCAAGACCAAGACAAGATCTTTCATATTTTGCCTAAGGTTACTGAAGTACGGGTTTTCACAGAGGTTCTCCAGTCCCATTGTCATCAATACTTGCTTGTGCATTTCCTCATTTGAAATTAGAAATAAACTTTCATACTCTTTTATTCTCTCTTGCCTACATGCAGTATAAAAGTCAGTATTACAGTCAGGCTGTGATTTTGctattttctgaataaaatcaAACTTGGTGGAAGTTTCTTCAATAAACTGCACCATGTAGCACACCAAAGGCTgaagcagcacacacacacgggcacgACTGTTTGACTTCAGTCTTTCCACTGCTTTGGCATCCAGCTTTGCATCCTCAGTGCTTGTTGGATTGGATACCTCGTTCTGCAAGCTGATTTCAGGATCTGCAGGCCAGTAAGAAATCCTGTTCACCCCGGCTGGAAGAGAAGATAATGCAGCAAAAGAAACCGTGCAAGTTCAGTGGAACATAAACTTCATATCCAACACACTATTGCCTAACCCAGGTTTTACTTCTTTGAGGCCCCAAGTGCTGCTTAAGGGGTGTCTAGACAACAAAAATGCTGGTAGATACAAGTATCAAGCATTATCCAATTTATTAGTCAGACTACAGACAAAAATTTGAGTTTCCCAAGTTCTCAGATCTTTGTGACAGCCTAATTTTGCATCTTACATCAAACAGATAAATTAGCAACACACAAAAGAAGTTAGCACTGATAGACATTGCTGCTGAGattaaaaatcagtatttgcaGAAGGGCTGTACCAGCAGATCCCATTTCAGGAAGTGAATAATCTGGTTTGTCTTCATCGcccttgggaaaaagaaacccttAAGTACTCCCTGTGATTTCTGCATAAAAATCCACTCCTCCCTGGTGCCAGTGACAAGCAATGGGAAGCAAGGAAAAATTCAGCAATCTAGGCCTAGTCATCAGGCTTAAGGTTGTCCTGGCAGAGTGCAAGAGGACTGTCAGAATCTGAGCAGTGCATTCCAGCTGAGAGACGAACACCAGCAGTAATAATGGTTGCACATAACAGAGAAACATGGTCTAGGTAGCAAACCCCAGTTTCTTGACCATCAGCTCCAGGAAATGTACGTTCACCCTTATGGAAAACATCAATGCAGGCTACACAAGCTAGGGATTAGCATTCACAGCTGAGACAGCCCAAAGAGAAATGacgttttctgttttcaaccaCAAGCATTACATTTACTCCTACTCTACTACAGTCATTGCTTACCATTTACAATCATTTTTAAACAAGTTGAGCATggttttctggaaaaataaagatcaCAGTTTTTAAGTCTTGATCCGTGTTTAATGAGTGCAATCTGGCCAGCATGCAAGTCTGTACTGGAGCAATGCAGACCAACAATCTTCATATTTTTCACCACAACTAGACCACTCTTCTTCACCTACAGAAAAAGGCATCactattattttacttttttccagcACTGAATCCATAAAGACATTACAGC from Corvus hawaiiensis isolate bCorHaw1 chromosome 2, bCorHaw1.pri.cur, whole genome shotgun sequence includes these protein-coding regions:
- the CDADC1 gene encoding LOW QUALITY PROTEIN: cytidine and dCMP deaminase domain-containing protein 1 (The sequence of the model RefSeq protein was modified relative to this genomic sequence to represent the inferred CDS: deleted 1 base in 1 codon) — translated: MHGAEEVAAAAGGSRVKAASTQTDSMAGQMPRLSKVNLFTLLSLWMELFPSAEQQKKSQVKKSGLVVVKNMKIVGLHCSSTDLHAGQIALIKHGSRLKNCDLYFSRKPCSTCLKMIVNAGVNRISYWPADPEISLQNEVSNPTSTEDAKLDAKAVERLKSNSRARVCVLLQPLVCYMVQFIEETSTKFDFIQKIAKSQPDCNTDFYTACRQERIKEYESLFLISNEEMHKQVLMTMGLENLCENPYFSNLRQNMKDLVLVLASVAASVPVYGYFGFYKSGSQQTNEADDQCLPQDVARHCMIQARLLAYRTEDHKTGVGAIIWAEEKSRGCDGTGAMYFVGCGYNAFPVGSEYADFPHMDDKQKDREIRKFRYIIHAEQNALTFRCREIKPDERSMIFVTKCPCDECVPLIKGAGIKQIYAGDVDAGKKKADISYMKFGELEGVSKFTWQLSPLHTNALEFRDPTARENGVQKTKSLDDQQHQSKKLCLGHY